In Cryptomeria japonica chromosome 10, Sugi_1.0, whole genome shotgun sequence, a genomic segment contains:
- the LOC131063438 gene encoding uncharacterized protein At1g66480-like has translation MGNAAASSRTGRQVKVMKLDGEVLKFKVPITVDQLLQDYPNHVILLSDAVRHVGVRARPLEGSTQLMPKQLYFLLEMPKIEAFRGPGRVRSGINMSAQSRLEAMLLARRSSSDITGLTSSSSPCAVSGNSSPMRGEDGSIRVKVRVSKAQLARITLESENSSETAAKIVDLCLDDAEPKKIESCSSNLVINEGFETPRRSCTKTVKNRVRFLSDVPNAEAD, from the exons ATGGGTAACGCGGCTGCATCATCCAGAACAGGGCGCCAGGTGAAAGTGATGAAATTGGATGGCGAAGTTCTGAAATTTAAGGTCCCCATAACGGTGGATCAGCTTCTGCAAGATTACCCAAATCATGTTATATTGCTCTCTGATGCTGTTCGTCATGTGGGCGTTCGAGCCAGGCCTCTGGAGGGATCCACACAGCTTATGCCCAAACAGCTCTATTTTCTGCTCGAGATGCCCAAAATTGAGGCTTTTCGTGGCCCCGGGAGGGTTCGATCTGGGATCAACATGAGCGCCCAGTCGCGGCTGGAAGCCATGCTTTTGGCTCGGAGGTCGAGCTCTGATATCACTGGGCTTACTTCTAGTTCTTCTCCTTGTGCAGTTTCTGGGAATTCGTCCCCCATGAGAGGGGAAGATGGATCCATTAGGGTTAAAGTGAGGGTGAGCAAAGCGCAACTGGCTCGAATAACTCTGGAAAGCGAGAACAGTTCCGAAACTGCCGCAAAGATTGTGGACCTCTGCCTTGACGACGCAGAACCCAAAAAAATTGAGTCTTGTAGCTCCAATTTGGTTATAAATGAGGGCTTTGAAACGCCCCGCCGTTCCTGCACGAAAACTGTG AAAAACAGGGTGAGATTTCTTTCTGATGTCCCAAACGCAGAAGCTGACTGA